From the genome of Cryptococcus neoformans var. neoformans B-3501A chromosome 1, whole genome shotgun sequence, one region includes:
- a CDS encoding hypothetical protein (Similar to gi|46097967|gb|EAK83200.1| hypothetical protein UM02265.1 [Ustilago maydis 521], FASTA scores: opt: 1149, E(): 2.2e-40, (37.179% identity (62.340% similar) in 624 aa overlap (26-600:698-1295)); HMMPfam hit to Pkinase, Protein kinase domain, score: 270.1, E(): 3.6e-78) — protein MPPSEGRYLAALPAQHKDAAPDTLYQGAYGAVYRGKHIATGHIVALKIINLDTEDDDVADIQKEISLLQQLMLGGSNSGGPPPNVIKYYGSLMQGPRVWIIMEYAEGGSIRTLSRAQPLKELHICLVIREVLLALAFLHKNGVIHRDIKAANILLTTQPHRILLCDFGVAALLQSSTSKRSTFVGTPYWMAPEVVTEGRMYDAKADIWSLGITLLEMAYGEPPMSGQPAARAVMLLGDKRMRAPRLEGDHWSKEMRDFVVGCLNEEPADRLSAEELSKSKWIKQQSKTPLTAMNDLIARYQAWKESGGQRQSLAAGVGANVDDDDDDLDGHPADGDWAFDTVRSRASILLGKQQSEDNASSNLSPPTAHPAPAPQSLRRLFHDESSTDPDPFKSFAHQQPPTPQTTEGSDTIKQTGRFPSPEQEDLPPLVDTDSPPATPGKNELDGQTIRQARLGRDGRSPTPLMITTGYSPSPSSNTLSAASTATYYPIETPQEHTPIARTDAGVPSPRRIRNKISLDNLSLTPTSKTQPAAEERSKSSGGMRRPSASDAREGLRGFQFPLMTKSGPGPTPITTASMSTSTNTPTSTQPPAAGKLFPPPLNRNHSAAPAYPFADPTTTSTTTTTTTSPTGTSSPGFGGLAFGPRPPMMRQASVAVMEGRAASQSQSQAQAQALALALAHTQTHQQQQQQQQQQGSTSPPTPKKAVALGAPNSIGLGRPGVSAAAAAASATAAGGGGGQGMMIRSRSGSKAEDGHPVGLRDLLKLSPAVPDMPDLLPPSPSVANTPHKFFPSPSPLAQTTHAHAEPSLASAASASAASASAASASATAAFSFPTLASAPMSAAPSQRSLLPAGTIPASAPPGLATQPNAFAPVHATMGPPIRPLDLSMLESDDVFDELGRMVDDMQSWFGCVESGLEELLTTGVDVQNA, from the exons ATGCCCCCGTCGGAAGGGCGCTACCTCGCCGCACTCCCCGCGCAGCACAAAGACGCCGCCCCGGACACGCTCTACCAG GGCGCGTACGGCGCAGTGTACAGGGGAAAACACATCGCGACAGGCCACATCGTCGCACTCAAAATCATCAATCTCGACACCGAAGACGACGATGTCGCCGACATCCAAAAGGAaatctccctcctccagcaGCTCATGCTCGGAGGCTCCAACTCGGGCGGCCCGCCGCCCAACGTGATCAAGTACTATGGCAGCCTCATGCAGGGCCCGCGCGTCTGGATCATCATGGAGTATGCGGAAGGTGGAAGTATACGGACTCTG TCCCGGGCACAACCACTGAAAGAACTGCACATCTGCCTCGTCATCCGTGAAGTCTTGTTGGCCCTCGCGTTTCTTCACAAGAACGGGGTCATCCATCGCGATATCAAAG CCGCCAACATCCTGCTCACCACCCAGCCGCATCGTATTCTGCTTTGCGACTTTGGCGTCGCCGCGCTCCTTCaatcctccacctccaaacGGTCCACCTTTGTCGGCACACCTTACTGGATGGCCCCCGAGGTCGTGACCGAAGGCCGCATGTACGATGCCAAGGCCGATATCTGGTCGCTTGGAATCACCCTGCTTGAAATGGCTTACGGCGAACCGCCCATGTCGGGCCAACCTGCCGCACGCGCAGTCATGCTCCTAGGCGATAAACGCATGCGCGCACCCAGACTCGAAGGTGATCACTGGAGCAAAGAGATGCGCGATTTTGTCGTCGGGTGCTTGAATGAAGAACCCGCGGACCGTCTCTCGGCAGAAGAACTGAGCAAGTCGAAATGGATCAAGCAGCAGAGCAAGACTCCCCTCACCGCCATGAACGATTTGATTGCGAGGTACCAGGCGTGGAAGGAGTCGGGCGGCCAGAGGCAAAGTTTGGCAGCCGGTGTAGGCGCTAATGTcgacgatgacgacgatgatctGGATGGACATCCGGCTGATGGAGACTGGGCGTTTGAC ACTGTGCGTTCAAGGGCAAGCATCTTGCTTGGCAAGCAACAATCAGAAGACAATG CCTCTTCAAATCTATCACCACCTACAGCCCATCCTGCGCCTGCGCCTCAATCACTCCGACGTCTTTTCCACGATGAATCATCCACGGACCCTGACCCTTTCAAGTCGTTTGCCCATCAACAACCTCCAACCCCTCAGACGACCGAGGGTAGCGACACCATCAAGCAAACCGGTCGTTTCCCCAGCCCAGAACAGGAAGATCTGCCACCTCTTGTCGATACCGATTCGCCCCCGGCCACACCCGGGAAAAACGAATTGGATGGACAGACTATCCGTCAAGCCAGGCTGGGTCGGGATGGACGATCGCCTACACCGCTCATGATTACCACCGGCTACTcgccttcgccttcttccaataCCCTATCCGCTGCGTCCACCGCCACTTACTACCCCATCGAAACCCCACAGGAACATACCCCTATCGCTCGCACCGACGCCGGCGTCCCCTCACCGCGTCGCATTCGAAACAAAATCAGCCTTGACAATCTCTCTCTAACCCCTACAAGCAAGACTCAACCGGCAGCGGAAGAAAGGTCCAAGAGTAGTGGAGGCATGCGTCGACCAAGCGCAAGTGATGCCCGTGAGGGTCTCCGTGGTTTCCAATTCCCACTCATGACCAAATCAGGCCCTGGGCCCACTCCTATTACCACCGCATCCATGTCTACATCTACCAACACACCTACATCTACACAACCACCCGCAGCAGGCAAACTTTTCCCACCCCCGCTCAACCGAAATCACTCTGCCGCACCCGCTTATCCCTTTGCCGaccccaccaccacctctaCCACAACCACAACCACAACATCACCCACAGgcacctcttcccccgGCTTTGGCGGTCTCGCGTTCGGTCCCCGACCGCCCATGATGCGCCAAGCATCCGTCGCCGTCATGGAAGGTCGCGCCGCCAGccaatcccaatcccaagcccaagcccAAGCCTTAGCTCTAGCGCTCGCACACACACAAACtcatcagcagcaacagcagcagcaacagcagcaaggatCGACCAGCCCGCCCACGCCGAAGAAGGCGGTGGCGTTGGGTGCGCCTAATTCAATCGGTCTAGGGAGACCGGGTGtgtcagcagcagcagcagcagcatcagcaacagcagccggaggaggaggaggccaGGGAATGATGATACGGAGTCGAAGTGGGAGTAAAGCGGAAGATGGACATCCCGTCGGTCTAAGAGATCTCTTAAAA CTCTCGCCCGCCGTACCCGATATGCCAGacctcctccctccttctccatctgtCGCCAACACCCCACATAAATTCTTCCCGTCGCCTTCGCCTTTGGCACAAACAACTCACGCACATGCCGAACCATCATTGGCATCGGCGGCATCGGCATCAGCGGCATCGGCATCAGCGGCATCGGCATCGGCAACGGCAGCGTTCTCATTCCCAACACTCGCATCGGCCCCTATGAGCGCGGCACCGTCGCAGAGGTCTTTACTTCCTGCTGGTACAATACCCGCTTCGGCTCCACCTGGCCTTGCTACCCAGCCCAACGCTTTTGCGCCAGTTCATGCCACAATGGGTCCACCCATCCGACCTCTTGATCTGAGCATGTTGGAGTCGGATGATGTCTTTGACGAATTGGGAAGAATGGTGGATGATATGCAGAGCTGGTTCGGTTGTGTCGAGAGCGGTTTAGAAGAGTTATTGACCACAGGGGTAGACGTCCAGAACGCTTAA
- a CDS encoding hypothetical protein (Match to ESTs gb|CF190581.1|CF190581, gb|CF192124.1|CF192124; Similar to gi|5410609|gb|AAD43137.1| protein phosphatase 4 catalytic subunit [Dictyostelium discoideum], FASTA scores: opt: 1673, E(): 1.3e-110, (74.267% identity (90.879% similar) in 307 aa overlap (3-309:1-305)); HMMPfam hit to Metallophos, Calcineurin-like phosphoesterase, score: 147.3, E(): 3.3e-41), with translation MSLSSDLDKQIEQLKRCETIPESAVKELCTKAKEILMEEGNVQYVDSPVTICGDIHGQFFDLMELFKIGGFCPETNYIFMGDFVDRGFYSVETFLLLLLLKVRYPDRITLIRGNHESRQITQVYGFYDECQRKYGSSNVWRYCCDVFDYLSLGCVVDGRVFCVHGGLSPAVHRLDQIRVIDRRQEVPHEGPMCDLLWSDPDEEIQGWGMSPRGAGFLFGRDVVEQFNHANDIELVARAHQLVMEGYKLMFDRRIVTVWSAPNYCYRCGNTASVLELDENLRQEYKTFDAAPPDARSIPQKRPMTHEYFL, from the exons ATGTCTCTGTCATCAGATCTGGACAA GCAAATCGAGCAGCTAAAACGATGCGAAACTATACCAGAGTCAGCAGTAAAAGAATTATGTacaaaggcaaaggaaatattgatggaggagggcAATGTACAATACGTTGATAGTCCAGTGACC ATTTGTGGAGATATACATGGTCAGTTTTTCGATCTCATGGAGCTGTTCAAGATTGGAGGATTTTGTCCCGAGACAAACTACATCTTTATGG GTGATTTTGTCGACCGAGGATTCTACTCTGTTGaaaccttcctccttctcctatTATTGAAAGTCAGATATCCTGACCGCATTACTCTTATTCGAGGCAATCATGAGTCGCGGCAAATCACTCAAGTTTATGGATTTTACGACGAGTGTCAGAGAAAATACGGGAGTTCGAATGTTTGGAGATACTGTTGCGATGTCTTTGACTACCTGAGTCTGGGCTGCGTTGTCGACGGGCGTGTGTTCTGTGTTCATGGAGGATTAAGCCCTGCCGTCCACCGATTAGATCAG ATAAGGGTGATAGATAGGCGGCAGGAGGTGCCCCACGAAGGGCCTATGTGCGATCTGTTATGGTCAGATCCTGACG aggagatacAAGGCTGGGGTATGTCACCGAGAGGAGCAGGTTTCTTGTTTGGACGGGATGTTGTCGAA CAATTTAATCATGCAAACGACATAGAATTAGTGGCTAGAGCACATCAGCTGGTGATGGAAGGGTACAAG CTCATGTTCGACCGGCGAATCGTGACAGTTTGGTCAGCGCCCAATTACTGTTACAG ATGTGGGAACACAGCAAGCGTTCTCGAATTAGACGAGAATTTACGCCAAGAATACAAAACCTTTGACGCAGCGCCTCCAGATGCGCGCTCGATACCGCAAAAACGACCTATGACGCATGAGTACTTTTTGTAA
- a CDS encoding hypothetical protein (HMMPfam hit to Gamma-BBH, Gamma-butyrobetaine hydroxylase, score: 190.3, E(): 3.8e-54) gives MSLRLFLSRVPPSQQLPSKLLSQLSLRRAQSSSSDSRPPHPAVQQSFEALASDLLATPSTLSSSGLKRSAPEAPRTFIKSPSLPPVQLSRNPYAGQYAISEDDLDDPFETEIAVEEPKGLAVPPRRRRLAGRQSSATARPQRIINLSPHDTVSVYPDFISLTSHGRTGVITNARLLDACHCKKCRDPSTRQMNTTTGEAVRESKIARITRGNSVRKGGIRKDGLVVSWGEGVKHMSFFPLHRLRSMLERDMGTVYRSPSFVHQTWDGESLSLTNLRFQYSDLSESLLKVLEQLQVYGIVVIEGVPTDPTDDKECMLRKVTDMIGKIRNTFYGETWDVKSVKQSKNIAYTNLNLGLHMDLLYFSSPPRFQALHCLRNRVEGGSSYFVDSFRTVSDLPRDQFEFLQKINITYQYDNDNHYLRYRHPIISSDFVRGRNNRHAAVNWSPPFRAAAEALDFPQHDFVAAAKHEQKVLQAIADFEERLSDPRYRYEFTMQEGDLVLFDNRRVLHARTAFRDKKDMEVEEEERVEQKSEMESDKEPTRWLKGCYLDGEAVWDKLATLRKQSLERRAASVGVQ, from the exons ATGTCCCTTCGACTATTCCTGTCTCGCGTTCCACCAAGCCAGCAATTGCCGAGTAAACTTCTGTCCCAACTATCGCTGCGTCGAGCGCAGAGCTCTAGTTCAGATTCACGACCTCCGCATCCCGCCGTGCAGCAGAGCTTCGAGGCACTCGCCTCTGACCTTCTTGCCACCCCGAGCACGCTCTCGTCCTCTGGCTTGAAGAGATCTGCACCGGAGGCTCCGCGAACATTCATCAAGTCGCCCAGTTTGCCTCCAGTCCAACTGAGTCGTAACCCCTATGCGGGGCAGTATGCGATTTCTGAAGATGATTTGGATGACCCTTTTGAGACAGAGATTGCTGTTGAAGAACCCAAAGGCCTTGCTGTACCTCCCAGGCGCAGACGCTTGGCTGGGCGGCAGAGCTCGGCAACAGCACGACCACAGAGAATTATCAATCTTTCACCTCATGATACTGTCTCGGTGTATCCCGATTTTATCTCTTTAACATCCCATGGTAGGACGGGAGTCATAACCAACGCACGATTACTTGATGCTTGCCACTGCAAGAAATGCAGGGACCCATCTACCCGACAAATGAATACTACTACAGGGGAAGCCGTTCGTGAATCCAAAATAGCAAGGATCACCAGAGGCAATTCAGTTCGTAAAGGTGGCATTCGTAAAGACGGACTTGTAGTGAGCTGGGGTGAAGGAGTGAAGCATATGagcttctttcctctccacaGATTACGGTCGATGCTAGAAAGAGACATGGGCACTGTTTATCGTAGCCCAAGTTTTGTTCACCAGACTTGGGACGGGGAATCACTTTCTCTTACCAATCTAAGATTTCAATACTCGGATCTATCTGAATCTCTGTTGAAAGTTTTAGAGCAGCTTCAGGTGTACGGTATAGTCGTGATAGAAGGCGTACCTACGGACCCTACGGATGATAAGGAGTGCATGCTGAGAAAAGTTACCGATATGATCGGGAAGATTAGAAACACATTCTACGGGGAAACGTGGGATGTGAAAAGTGTGAAACAGAGCAAGAATATTGC CTATACCAATCTCAACCTTGGCTTACATATGGATCTTCTTTACTTTTCATCCCCTCCTCGCTTCCAAGCACTTCACTGCCTCCGGAATAGGGTTGAAGGCGGTAGCTCTTATTTTGTGGACTCTTTTCGCACCGTCTCCGACCTACCCCGAGATCAATTCGAATTCCTGCAAAAAATCAATATAACCTATCAGTACGACAATGACAACCATTATCTTCGCTATCGTCATCCCATCATCAGTTCCGATTTTGTGCGTGGTCGAAACAATCGACATGCCGCCGTTAACTGGAGTCCCCCTTTCCGCGCCGCTGCCGAAGCTTTAGACTTTCCCCAGCACGATTTCGTTGCGGCCGCCAAACATGAGCAGAAAGTGCTTCAAGCCATTGCGGATTTTGAAGAACGCCTGAGCGACCCTCGCTATCGATACGAATTTACCATGCAGGAAGGGGACCTAGTGCTATTTGACAATCGAAGAGTCCTGCACGCACGCACGGCGTTCCGCGACAAGAAAGATATggaagtagaagaagaagaaagagtcgAGCAGAAATCggagatggaaagtgaTAAGGAACCAACTAGGTGGCTGAAGGGATGTTACTTGGATGGGGAAGCTGTATGGGACAAGTTGGCTACATTAAGGAAACAGTCTTTGGAAAGGAGAGCGGCTTCTGTGGGGGTTCAATAA
- a CDS encoding hypothetical protein (Match to ESTs gb|CF194520.1|CF194520, gb|CF190658.1|CF190658, gb|CF190513.1|CF190513; Similar to gi|33386644|emb|CAD79489.2| Glyoxaloxidase 2 [Ustilago maydis], FASTA scores: opt: 1686, E(): 5.2e-96, (47.148% identity (76.174% similar) in 596 aa overlap (41-627:33-603)); HMMPfam hit to Glyoxal_oxid_N, Glyoxal oxidase N-terminus, score: 68.2, E(): 2.1e-18), with protein MYSAILLSLLPLLAAAHGGPSRNLPNRAFSQQQVRDGVTPGGYQIVGDSGVSAQMLFLGTETTAYILDKAENNSLQVTNDDGLTHPAWGTSYDLTTNKATAMQVSSNTFCAAGLSMATGEWAVFGGNQPVTYGGVATKDNPSIPNDFMDTDGGAAIRLLTPCDDGSCKWQEGGDELTMTSKRWYPTVELLGDGSLIVLGGDGNGGYVSTFAQNNPTYEFYPKTDNQSHYMDFLNYTVPVNLFPLTWLMPGGKLFMQAAYKTILYDLDAQQETPLPDMPYAVRVYPASAATALLPLTPANNYSATVLFCGGSAANFNLSSDGGAQFNVTAVPADNTCVRISPEDEKPTYEDDDYMLEGRSMGQFIFMPDGKMWMGNGVAMGTAGYGDEGYSIGQSYGQEPLYQPAIYDPSAPAGSRWSREGLGMSTQERMYHSSAILLADSSILVSGSNPNKDATFEKWPTSYSVEQWYPLWYNEQRPEPSSSWPSSLSYGGEYFNVSYTPSNSSSNSDNTKVVVIRTGFSTHAMNMGQRYLELNSTYTKDEASGEVTLHVSQMPPNANIFQPGPAMIFLVVDGIPSQGKIIMVGSGKIETQPISEVAVLPATSVIPAQTNSSSSDNAAGTSTTSSGSSQGTSASQNVDSGATAGLRARFATVFGSAVVGLALLL; from the exons ATGTACTCTGCcattctcctctctcttcttccactcctgGCAGCCGCCCACGGAGGTCCATCCCGCAATTTGCCCAACCGCGCGTTTTCTCAACAGCAAGTTCGCGATGGTGTCACTCCTGGCGGCTATCAAATCGTCGGAGACTCTGGCGTTTCCGCACAGATGCTCTTTTTGG GGACTGAGACGACTGCATACATTCTCGACA AGGCCGAGAACAACTCTCTCCAAGTaacaaatgatgatggcctCACTCATCCAGCATGGGGCACAAGCTACGACCTCACAACTAACAAAGCCACCGCCATGCAGGTATCCTCCAATACTTTCTGTGCGGCTGGTCTCTCCATGGCGACCGGCGAATGGGCTGTTTTTGGTGGTAACCAGCCTGTCACGTATGGAGGCGTCGCCACCAAGGATAATCCCAGCATACCTAACGATTTTATGGATACCGATGGTGGCGCTGCCATCCGTCTTTTGACCCCATGCGATGATGGAAGTTGCAAGTGGCAGGAGGGCGGTGACGAATTGACCATGACCTCCAAGAGGTGGTATCCCACTGTAGAGCTCCTTGGTGATGGTTCCTTGATTGTCCTtggtggagatggcaaCGGCGG GTATGTTTCAACTTTTGCTCAGAACAACCCTACCTATGAATTCTACCCCAAGACCGACAATCAGTCCCATTACATGGATTTCCTTAACTACACTGTCCCTGTGAATCTTTTCCCTTTGACGTGGCTCATGCCCGGAG GCAAGCTCTTCATGCAAGCTGCTTACAAGACTATTCTCTATGATTTGGATGCCCAACAAGAgactcctcttcctgaCATGCCCTATGCGGTCCGTGTCTATCCCGCATCTGCCGCCaccgctcttcttcctttgacGCCTGCCAACAACTACTCTGCTACTGTCCTCTTCTGCGGTGGTAGCGCTGCCAACTTCAACCTGTCTTCCGACGGTGGCGCGCAGTTCAACGTGACTGCAGTGCCTGCAGACAACACTTGCGTTAGGATCAGTCCGGAGGACGAAAAGCCTACatatgaagatgatgactACATGcttgaaggaaggagcATGGGGCAATTCATCTTTATGCCTGACGGTAAAATGTGGATGGGTAACGG CGTTGCTATGGGAACAGCGGGATATGGTGACGAAGGCTACTCCATTGGACAAAGTTATGGACAAGAACCTCTCTATCAACCCGCAATTTACGA CCCCAGCGCCCCTGCTGGCAGCCGATGGTCTCGCGAAGGTCTCGGCATGAGCACCCAAGAACGCATGTACCACTCATCCGCTATCCTTCTTGCAGACTCATCCATTCTCGTCTCTGGCTCCAACCCTAACAAGGACGCCACCTTTGAGAAGTGGCCCACATCCTATAGCGTCGAGCAATGGTACCCTCTCTGGTACAATGAGCAGCGCCCTGAGCCTTCTAGTTCTTGgccctcttctttgagCTACGGTGGCGAATACTTCAATGTGTCTTACACTCCTTCcaactcatcctccaaCTCTGACAACACCAAGGTTGTCGTTATCCGTACTGGATTCTCAACTCATGCGATGAACATGGGTCAGAGGTACCTCGAGTTGAACTCCACCTACACCAAGGACGAGGCTTCAGGAGAGGTTACCTTGCATGTCAGTCAGATGCCTCCCAATGccaacatcttccaacCCGGACCAGCGATGATTTTCTTAGTGGTTGACGGAATTCCTTCGCAAGGCAAG ATAATCATGGTTGGTTCTGGAAAGATTGAGACTCAACCCATTTCCGAAGTGGCCGTACTCCCCGCGACATCTGTTATCCCTGCCCAAACAAATTCTAGCTCATCAGATAATGCTGCGGGCACTTCAACGACTTCTTCCGGATCGTCTCAGGGAACATCTGCTTCGCAAAATGTCGATTCTGGCGCGACAGCTGGTCTGCGCGCAAGATTCGCGACTGTATTTGGTTCTGCGGTTGTAGGACTGGCTTTGCTCTTGTAA
- a CDS encoding hypothetical protein (HMMPfam hit to zf-C3HC4, Zinc finger, C3HC4 type (RING finger), score: 46.0, E(): 1e-10) has protein sequence MQAASPAPGPRATPPVLSPPPAALPLPLSIPHTLCQLPSPGSPLGPAPAPPADAFTPSSASSPGRRSVYDDLQHYNPVPPFVDHTEDEMLREDYNRLRARRTSSNLSSSPAATNSPSSLSMQRRSLGDSGQRLPPDFVPSPVPPHLNPVPPYLDYIEDEMLRDDHVRVRSSARGSSIGPFPSEHVPPAFTTNNIGPSHASSPSPSSASIISPSSRHQLAGSEEPNDRWSRDRLADLRRAMLASQSHDNRPSPWVQAWGRAPDEPLNAEVNDRYWDAEYPAEYIERPSQRSSSSSLRPSPATTHMGGRGRQALNRDINETVGRRLGSLRPIQMANPSFPLETSTNTLRRREVPRGPQEGRAAAPPPAEGNLWGELERDSRSSSSFSESAPPSADGDSGTTTPTQESVFRAYGSSNRGEDEDGDFDENDEDDDEDYDDENENGDSEMLNPDIMREVYNLLTARPIPPMAMFSGPGMAEPIELIHAHVHSHVSSFGRVFRQRPPRQSLEELRLSPQMDDNTVQKTLMSAVKGLKYLSDGKKRRMAMGMLENITWAEFGEREGMVRDEYCSVCHDEYEDTTEISITPCKHMYHKDCLSTWLNTPKISSCPMCRRDLALLAAFANMTSSKTVNEAIPYWYRV, from the exons ATGCAGGCAGCGTCGCCGGCCCCCGGGCCTCGCGCCACCCCGCCCGTCCTTTCGCCGCCACCCGCCGCCCTCCCGCTGCCCCTCTCGATCCCGCACACGCTCTGCCAGCTCCCTTCCCCCGGCTCGCCCCTCGGCCCCGCACCCGCCCCGCCCGCGGATGCATTCACGCCCAGCAGCGCATCGTCCCCCGGCCGCCGAAGCGTCTACGACGATCTCCAGCACTACAATCCGGTCCCTCCCTTTGTCGATCACACCGAAGACGAGATGCTCAGGGAAGACTATAACCGGCTCCGCGCTCGGCgcacctcttccaacctGTCCTCCTCGCCCGCAGCCACCAACAgcccctcctctctctccatgCAGAGACGGTCGTTGGGCGACAGCGGCCAGAGATTGCCACCCGATTTTGTCCCCAGTCCCGTGCCGCCGCACCTGAACCCTGTCCCGCCGTATCTCGATTACATTGAAGACGAAATGCTGCGAGATGACCATGTACGTGTTCGGTCGAGTGCCAGAGGCAGCTCGATTGGCCCTTTCCCTTCAGAACACGTGCCTCCTGCTTTTACCACGAATAATATAGGCCCCTCCCAtgcttcttcgccttcgccCTCGTCAGCAAGTATAATCTCTCCGTCTTCGCGCCATCAGCTTGCCGGCTCTGAAGAGCCCAACGATCGCTGGTCTCGTGACCGCCTGGCCGACCTGCGCAGAGCCATGCTCGCATCTCAGAGCCACGATAATCGGCCCAGCCCTTGGGTCCAAGCATGGGGCAGAGCTCCCGATGAACCCTTGAATGCCGAGGTAAACGACAGATACTGGGATGCAGAGTACCCTGCCGAGTATATCGAAAGACCGTCGCAGCGctcatcgtcgtcttccCTCCGTCCGAGTCCGGCGACGACCCACATGGGCGGCCGTGGTCGCCAGGCGCTGAATCGCGATATCAACGAGACCGTCGGTAGACGACTCGGATCTCTTCGTCCTATACAAATGGCAAACCCCTCGTTCCCGCTTGAGACCAGCACTAACACGTTGAGGCGCCGTGAAGTTCCTCGCGGACCCCAAGAAGGACGAGCGGcagctcctcctccagccgAGGGCAACTTGTGGGGCGAACTCGAGCGAGACAgccgttcttcttcttccttctcggAAAGTGCACCTCCATCTGCCGATGGCGATTCAGGCACAACCACTCCTACGCAAGAATCCGTCTTTCGGGCCTATGGCAGCAGCAACCGTggcgaagacgaagatggcGACTTTGACGAAAAcgacgaggacgacgacgaggacTATGACGATGAAAACGAAAACGGTGACAGCGAGATGCTCAACCCGGATATCATGCGAGAAGTATACAACCTCCTTACCGCTCGACCTATCCCGCCGATGGCCATGTTCTCCGGCCCCGGTATGGCCGAACCCATCGAGCTAATCCATGCCCACGTTCACTCGCATGTATCGTCGTTTGGACGCGTCTTTAGGCAACGACCGCCGCGACAGTCATTGGAAGAGTTGCGTCTCTCTCCTCAGATGGACGATAATACCGTACAGAAAACGTTAATGTCTGCAGTAAAAGGTCTCAAGTATTTAAgtgatgggaagaagaggaggatggcgatgggGATGTTGGAGAATATCACCTGGGCAGAGTttggggagagagaggggatGGTGAGGGATGAATACTGTTCAGTGTGTCATGACGAG TACGAGGACACTACAGAAATCTCCATTACACCTTGCAAGCACATGTATCACAAAGACTGTCTCAGC ACATGGTTAAATACCCCCAAgatttcttcttgtcccaTGTGCAGACGCGATCTAGCTCTCCTTGCGGCTTTTGCCAACATGACCTCCAGCAAGACTGTAAACGAAGCCATCCCATATTGGTACAGGGTCTGA